The genomic stretch TGCTTGTCATGTATGCTTCAACTGGCTGACGGGGGTCTAAGGACCGGTTGCGGCTGTGACCCCGTGACATTGTTTCCCAACTGTTAGTGTGTACTTGATATATTGCTTTGCCGACTTATTAATTGCTGATTGTTGCAAGTTGCTGCAGGTTTGCTTCGTACAGTCGCGTTTGTAAGCCTTGGCTCTGTAGCAGGTGGCTCACGTTTGGATAGCTTGCAGGTTTTGGAAGCTTGTAGCTTGGCTCGCCTTGCTGCTTTGGATTGGCGCTTGTGGAATTGTTTTTGTACTGCTGCAGTTGTTCTGAGTTTTATTTATGCAGGTTATTGGTAACTTGGCCTTCAACCGTTTGGCTTAAGTAGCGCTTCTGTTTTGTCTGGCTGTAGCTTTATGCATTGCACTTTGGCTCAGGCTTGGTAAGCGTTTTGCACCGCTGCGTTTTGATATTGTTTGGAGCGAAGCTTGATGCACTCGCATCTTTGTTCGTATGCAGCCGGTGGCTTGTTTGCACGTTTCAGCATGAATGCTTCAGCTTGGATTATAGTCGGTACCTAGCCTTGCAGTGTATACTGTCACATTGTAGCAGCTTTTTTTCTTTTGGAAATTGGCTTAGAAAATGTATTAAAATGGATTAATGGTTAATTGGATTTGTAAATGGATAATGGATATGAAAATGGATTAGAgaatttggattaaaattggataAATGGGCTTAATGGGCTTATGAGATTTTCAAGATGAGATATGGATATAAAAAAATGGTTAATGGGATAAACTTGTGGGCTTAACAAATGGAAATGAATGGGCTTAATGCAACCATGGTTAAATCTCCAAAACCAATTCAATTTTTCAGTAGTCAACTCGGAGCATCCAACTCAACTTGAATTCCCCAGATTAATTCGAGAAAAGAACAACATGATTTCtaacctcaaattcttcaagataagtATTTGTGATGACAAATGAACTTCTTTGGGATATGACGGAAGCGTTTCAAACCATCTCTCGACCtcctagcccttagttgacttacagttgactcttatggtcctcagatgacttggtcacGCACCATGGACTCCTGAACCCCCAACTTTGGTCAACTTGCTACAACATGAGCCTTAATTCACATGAGCTTTCCAGAACGACCATAGGACCTTTTCCAGCATGAAAATCCCTTGCTCTCTTGTTCAGATGACTTCTTCTGATCAGTTTTGCATGATAaaaatgcaatatgctatgcAATGTTAAGGCAATGTTAATGTGAggttaatgacctaaaaaatgaaatgaatatgcaaatggtagggtgcaaatttgaggtgctacagctaGTAACAATGGTAATCCTAAAATGCAGGAGTGTAGAGACAAGTGACTGCCATTTATTGATTTATAGATTTTCTTCATTTGGTTAACTTACTGTCTAGAACACCTTTTAGGTGAGCGTAAGAAATCATCTACTTGTAGTAAGGTGTATTGGGGACCATAGCCTATGAATGGTGATCGCCAATTTGGTTTTTATTATTCCGAAATGGATTCATTCATATTTGAATTCATATCCAATTAGTTgattgattaattaattaatcaataTATAGAAATATAATTTTCCTTTCTAATTCAATTtaattatttaatcaaataaGGCTTTTAATTTGATAATTGCTATATAATTAGTATAAATATATAAGCCTACATTTTAATTATCAgtaataataattaaataatatttaaatataaaataatccaacaatctcccacttAAATAATATATGTTATTAATCATATCATAGTCTATAGGCGGCCATCCGAATGCTATTTATTTTTAGATTTCAACTCCACAATCTATGGTGAGGGGAGTAGATCAAATAGAGATAAGTCAGACCATTAGAGGAAGAGGAAGAGGAACACCTAGAAAGATTGTGTGGGAAGTTATTAAGAAAGATCTTGAAATACACAATTTGGATAAAACCATGATCCTGGATAGAACATTATGATAAAAGTTGATCCATATAGAAAACCCTTCTTAGTGTGATTGGGTTTGGTTCTagttgatgttattgttgttgtacAACTAATTTTTATTACTTTGAAAAAGAAAACATAAAAAGTACATAGAAATTAATTTAAACACCACATTTCATGCCTCATAACGAAACAAAAATCACtataatttaataaaaatttaaatattataCTTGTTTGCTAGTTAGACTGTTCTCTAACTTTGGCCCTTTTCTAGTTGTTTTTAGGAGAAAAACTAAATGAAATTAAAATTCATACAAAACGAGAATACAAATTTTATAAACAAATTTTAAGATATCAACATCAAAATTTCTCCAGCCGCTTGCTTGTAAGTTTTCTCCATTGAATTTGTGTCATACGAACCTTTGCTTGCCTGCAAAATAACACAATTCAATTCTTTTTGTTTAAgtaataattattttatttatttgataACATATTATAGTATATGTATGTTTGGTATCACTGTACGGGTAAATTTGAAAATTTAATTATGATATTCAATATAATCCAGAAAAGAGGAGATAGATCGAGTTTGAAACTTATATGAACTAGAATCATGTACACATTTCCAATTCCATTGCGCATAATGTTGATAGATACAACATCAATCATATGTTTCTCCAACACAAAAGCAATTTTTGTCAAGACCCTCTGCTTCTTAGTTGCACATATGCAGAATTGTGCTTCGCCCCCACAAATGTTCAATACAAATTTTTTAGAAGACCAAGTTTGAAAAGCTACTTGTTTCGGTGGAGGTGCATAAAGCGATAACGTATTTGAAGTTTCATTTACACTAATCGGAAACTTATTATTATAACTATAGGACCCCTGATCAATTATGATAGTTTTCGTTGATTCATATGAATTCAATTGGGAGTTCATCACAAATGAAGACTCACTCACAAATGGGGACATAGATCTAAGcttgtctttcttcttcttttctaGATTTTCAAGAATCTGTTGTAaattttttatttctttcactgCTGCATCCACAATGGTTGACTTATCAAcctgaaaagaaaaaaaaattaaccATCTAATTTAGAAAATAACTGATTATGACACTAAAGTTTTACCCTAATTAAAAAATGAAGATGAACATGAATTTACCTTAGAAGGCAGATCTGGAAGCAAAGCATGAAGGCTAGCAAACATGTTCCTTATTTTCTTTCTCCTTTCTCTCTCATTCCATATGTGCATTTCATGATGAGAATCACGATATTTTCCACCTTTACCTTTTccatttttaatattttttccaCTTTTAATCACAAGCCCACCTCGACTTGGTTTTCCATTCACAAGCACTACTCCTCCTTCATTAATTACTTCGTTCCGATTCAACGAATTCATATCTAAGTTTCTTTTGCTACTCCCACCAATGTTATCTAAATTTGTGAGATCACCCCATAATTGACTTTCCCCCATGGAACCGGAATTTTGATCATGATCTACACTTGTTACCATGTTTTCTTTTGAGAAGGAAAGAGAGTGTAACATAGAAAAAATAATATGAAAAGAAGTAATAAAGAATGATGTATTTATATACAAGTATAATAGAGTTAAGTAAAACCTATTGTGAAAAgttatattaaataaaaaataaaatgacaCGTTTTATGTAGAAGCATCTAGAATATGATTATAATATTGTTATTATAAATCCTAAAAAAGTTGATAAATTAATTATACTAATATTGATATTAAGAAAAACAGACAAAAAGTTAGAGTTGTGTATAACAAATACAACTGCTTTCACACGCATTAGGTTCCCATCAGATATGAGTTAATATATATTAAAACTAAActatataaaaaaattataatttagTTTTTAATTGAACAATTATAATTTGATTAGGaataataattaatattaatataattttttgTATAAAACTGTGGGCATAACTCTATCTTCTAGACCTTTCTAACTCCACCTTCTAGACTTTCCTGTGGGAAGgtttaaaatataaaattatcACCATAACTTTCCATATATGAAAAGGTCTAGAAGATGGAGTTATGCCtaaaatttttcacaaaaaaatattataattaaacTATATTATACCTAGTTTATTTAATTTGGTCAgcaattatatatatatatatataatatatataatatatatatataaatatatatatatatatatatatatattataatatatatatatatataaatatatagatatagatatatatatatatatatatatatatatatatattaaatatatatatatatatatattatatatatatatatatatatattatatattgAATATTCGATTCTTTGTCTCTTTGACACGTATATGTGAGAAATCAATAATGTTTTTCTTTGTCTTTAGTTTATTTGTTCATCTTAATATGACTAGTGAAATAATGGAGTATATAAATATGACTGAAAAGTGTCGCATACTCTATCATATTTCAATATCAACAAAAAGTGACAAGTCATTGGAATTGTGTAATAACTAATTTAATACTAAAGACATTTGTTTCAACTTTTACATTTGCTAAGATGTCAAGAAAAaccaaaaatatttaatattGTTTGAATTTCCACGTCTCTTGTATTTTTAAAATTTGAGCAAATATACTTAAATTGAGTAATTTTTGGGTTGTTAGATTATTTTACTCTAAATGGTTATTGAATCTATTTCCTTCAAGATATTTCTTAAAATAAAGATAAGTTATTTAATGAGTTAAATCTCAGACATTTCCTATATATTGAAGAAAATTATAAATGTattatataatatttaaatgtttttcattgtcattttaaAATCAAACTTTAATACAACCAATTTATTTTCATGGTAGTATTCTTAGTTATAAGTAGTATGATAAAAAATACTATATTATTTAAGTACTTACGATAAATATGAACTAAAATTAATTTAAAGGCATtacataaaataaatatatatatcagagtTTCTTCTCTCTCTAGTTTATAATTCAAAAATTATTTCaaataaattaaattatgttttataAGGTTTAAGCAAATAATATAGTTTAAATTACAAAATAGTTCTAAAGTTAatacttttttcttttttccaagATTCAAACACATGATCTCACGAAATGAATAGTATGTGCTTTGACTCTTTGAAAAATGAAGATGAATTTTATGCGGTTCCACATGAGAATAATTGTGATGTGTGAAATATAGAGTATGTGAAATATGATGTCTCGTGGTATCATCCACGGCTTCGAATTATTGGATAATTTTAAAGATAAAGCTTTCTAGCTAGTAACAATGGTAATCCTAAAATGCAGGAGTGTAGAGACAAGTGACTGCCATTTATTGATTTATAGATTTTCTTCATTTGGTTAACTTACTGTCTAGAACACCTTTTAGGTGAGCGTAAGAAATCATCTACTTGTAGTAAGGTGTATTGGGGACCATAGCCTATGAATGGTGATCGCCAATTTGGTTTTTATTATTCCGAAATGGATTCATTCATATTTGAATTCATATCCAATTAgttgattaattaattaattaatcaataTATAGAAATATAATTTTCCTTTCTAATTCAATTtaattatttaatcaaataaGGCTTTTAATTTGATAATTGCTATATAATTAGTATAAATATATAAGCCTACATTTTAATTATCGgtaataataattaaataatatttaaatataaaataatccaacaatctcccacttAAATAATATATGTTATTAATCATATCATAGTCTATAGGCGGCCATCCGAATGCTATTTATTTTTAGATTTCAACTCCACAATCTATGGTGAGGGGAGTAGATCAAATAGAGATAAGCCAGACCATTAGAGGAAGAGGAAGAGGAACACCTAGAAAGATTGTGTGGGAAGTTATTATGAAAGATCTTGAAATACACAATTTGGATAAAACCATGATCCTGGATAGAACATTATGATAAAAGTTGATCCATATAGAAAACCCCTTCTTAGTGTGATTGGGTTTGGTTCTagttgatgttattgttgttgtacAACTAATTTTTATTACTTTGAAAAAGAAAACATAAAAAGTACATAGAAATTAATTTAAACACCACATTTCATGCCTCATAACGAAACAAAAATCACtataatttaataaaaatttaaatattataCTTGTTTGCTAGTTAGACTGTTCTCTAACTTTGGCCCTTTTCTAGTTGTTTCTAGGAGAAAAACTAAATGAAATTAAAATTCATACAAAACGAGAATACAAATTTTGTAAACAAATTTTAAGATATCAACATCAAAATTTCTCCAGCCGCTTGCTTGTAAGTTTTCTCCATTGAATTTGTGTCATACGAACCTTTGCTTGCCTgcaaaataacacatttcaattcTTTTTGTTTAAgtaataattattttatttatttgataACATATTATAGTATATGTATGTTTGGTATCATTGTACGGGtaaatttgaaaattttattatGATATTCAATATAATCCAGAAAAGAGGAGATAGATCGAGTTTGAAACTTACATGAACTAGAATCATGTACACATTTCCATTTCCATTGCGCATAATGTTGATAGATACAACATCAATCATATGTTTCTCCAACACAAAAGCAATTTTTGTCAAGACCCCCTGCTTCTTAGTTGCACATATGCAGAATTGTGCTTCGCCCCCACAAATGTTCAATACAAATTTTTTAGAAGACCAAGTTTGAAAAGCTACTTGTTTCGGTGGAGGTGCATAAAGCGATAACGTATTTGAAGTTTCATTTACACTAATCGGAAATTTATTATTATAACTATAGGACCCCTGATCAATTATGATAGTTTTCGTTGATTCATATGAATTCAATTGGGAGTTCATCACAAATGAAGACTCACTCACAAATGGGGACATAGATCTAAGcttgtctttcttcttcttttctaGATTTTCAAGAATCTGTTGTAaattttttatttctttcactgCTGCATCCACAAAGGTTGACTTATCAACctgaaaaaaaaattaaattaacCATCTAATTTAGAAAATAACTTATTATGACACTAAAGTTTTACCCTAATTAAAAAATGAAGATGAACATGAATTTACCTTAGAGGGCAGATCTGGAAGCAAAGCATGAAGGCTAGCAAACATGTTCCTTATTTTCTTTCTCCTTTCTCTCTCATTCCATATGTGCATTTCATGATGAGAATCACGATATTTTCCACCTTTACCTTTTccatttttaatattttttcccCTTTTAATCACAAGCCCACCTCGACTTGGTTTTCCATTCACAAGCACTACCCCTCCTTCATTAATTACTTCATTTCGATTCAACGAATTCATATCTAAGTTTCTTTTGCTACTCCCACCAATGTTATCTAAATTTGTGAGATCACCCCATAATTGACTTTCCCCCATGGAACCGGAATTTTGATCATGATCTACACTCGTTACCATGTTTTCTTTTGAGAAGGAAAGAGAGTGTAACATAGAAAAAATAATATGAAAAGAAGTAATGAAGAATGATGTATTTATATACAAGTATAATAGAGTTAAGTAAAAGCTATTGTGAAAAgttatattaaataaaaaataaaatgacaCGTTTTATATAGAAGCATCTAAAATATGCTTATAATATTGTTATTATAAATCCTAAAAAAGTTGATAAATTAATTATACTAACATTGATATTAAGAAAAAACAGACAAAGAGTTAGAGTTGTGTATAACAAATACAACTGCTTTCTCACGTATTAGGTTCCCGTCAGATATGAGTTAATATATATTAAAACTAAActatataaaaaaaattataatttcGTTTTTAATTGAACAAATTAATTTGATTAGGaataataatatttaatattaatataaattttTTGTATAAAACTGTGGGCATAACTCTATCTTCTAGACCTTTCTAACTCCACCTTCTAGACTTTCCTGTGGGAAGGTTTAGAATATAAAATTATGACCATAACTTTCCATATATGAAAAGGTCTAGAAGATGGAGTTATGCCTAAAAATTTCACaacaaatattataattaaaCTATATTATACCTAGTTTATTTAATTTGGTCAGcaattttatatatatatatatatatatatatatatatatatatatatatatatatatatatatatatatatatatatatatatatatatatatattgaataatTCGATTCTTTTGTCTCTTTGACACGTATATGTGAGAAATCAATAATGTTTTTCTTTGTCTTTAGTTTATTTGTTCATCTTAATATGACTAGTGAAATAATGGAGTATATAAATATGACTGAAAAGTGTCGCATACTCTATCATATTTCAATATCAACAAAAAGTGACAAGTCATTGGAATTGTGTAATAACTAATTTAATACTAAAGACATTTGTTTTAACTTTTACATTTGCTAAGATGTCAAGAAAAaccaaaaatatttaatattGTTTGAATTTCCACGTCTCTTGTATTTTTAAAATTTGAGCAAATATACTTAAATTGAGTAATTTTTGGGTTGTTAGATTATTTTACTCTAAATGGTTATTGAATCTATTTCCTTCAAGATATTTCTTAAAATAAAGATAAGTTATTTAATGAGTTAAATCTCAGACATTTCCTATATATTGAAGAAAATTATAAATGTattatataatatttaaatgtttttcattgtcattttaaAATCAAACTTTAATACAACCAATTTATTTTCATGGTAGTATTCTTAGTTATAAGTAGTATGATAAAAAATACTATATTATTTAAGTACTTACGATAAATATGAACTAAAATTAATTTAAAGGCATtacataaaataaatatatatatcagagtTTCTTCTCTCTCTAGTTTATAATTCAAAAATTATTTCaaataaattaaattatgttttataAGGTTTAAGCAAATAATATAGTTTAAATTAAAAAATAGTTCTAAAGTTAatacttttttcttttttccaagATTCAAACACATGATCTCACGAAATGAATAGTATGTGCTTTGACTCTTTGAAAAATGAAGATGAATTTTATGCGGTTCCACATGAGATTAATTGTGATGTGTGAAATATAGAGTATGTGAAATATGATGTCTCGTGGTATCATCCACGGCTTCGAATTATTGGACAATTTTAAAGATAAAGCTTTCTAGCTAGTAACAATGGTAATCCTAAAATGCAGGAGTGTAGAGACAAGTGACTGCCATTTATTGATTTATAGATTTTCTTCATTTGGTTAACTTACTGTCTAGAACACCTTTTAGGTGAGCGTAAGAAATCATCTACTTGTAGTAAGGTGTATTGGGGACCATAGCCTATGAATGGTGATCGCCAATTTGGTTTTTATTATTCCGAAATGGATTCATTCATATTTGAATTCATATCCAATTAgttgattaattaattaattaatcaataTATAGAAATATAATTTTCCTTTCTAATTCAATTtaattatttaatcaaataaGGCTTTTAATTTGATAATTGCTATATAATTAGTATAAATATATAAGCCTACATTTTAATTATCAgtaataataattaaataatatttaaatataaaataatccaacaatctcccacttAAATAATATATGTTATTAATCATATCATAGTCTATAGGCGGCCATCCGAATGCTATTTATTTTTAGATTTCAACTCCACAATCTATGGTGAGGGGAGTAGATCAAATAGAGATAAGTCAGGCCATTAGAGGAAGAGGAACACCTAGAAAGATTGTGTGGGAAGTTATTAAGAAAGATCTTGAAATACACAATTTGGATAAAACCATGATCCTGGATAGAACATTATGATAAAAGTTGATCCATATAGAAAACCCCTTCTTAGTGTGATTGGGTTTGGTTCTagttgatgttattgttgttgtacAACTAATTTTTATTACTTTGAAAAAGAAAACATAAAAAGTACATAGAAATTAATTTAAACACCACATTTCATGCCTCATAACGAAACAAAAATCACtataatttaataaaaatttaaatattataCTTGTTTGCTAGTTAGACTGTTCTCTAACTTTGGCCCTTTTCTAGTTGTTTCTAGGAGAAAAACTAAATGAAATTAAAATTCATACAAAACGAGAATACAAATTTTATAAACAAATTTTAAGATATCAACATCAAAATTTCTCCAGCCGCTTGCTTATAAGTTTTCTCCATTGAATTTGTGTCATACGAACCTTTGCTTGCCTGCAAAATAACACAATTCAATTCTTTTTGTTTAAgtaataattattttatttatttgataACATATTATAGTATATGTATGTTTGGTATCACCGTCCGGGtaaatttgaaaattttattatGATATTCAATATAATCCAGAAAAGAGGAGATAGATCGAGTTTGAAACTTACATGAACTAGAATCATGTACACATTTCCATTTCCATTGCGCATAATGTTGATAGATACAACATCAATCATATGTTTCTCCAACACAAAAGCAATTTTTGTCAAGACCCCCTGCTTCTTAGTTGCACATATGCAGAATTGTGCTTCGCCCCCACAAATGTTCAATACAATTTTTTAGAAGACCAAGTTTGAAAAGCTACTTGTTTCGGTGGAGGTGCATAAAGCGATAACGTATTTGAAGTTTCATTTACACTAATCGGAAACTTATTATTATAACTATGGACCCCTGATCAATTATGATAGTTTTCGTTGATTCATATGAATTCAATTGGGAGTTCATCACAAATGAAGACTCACTCACAAATGGGGACATAGATCTAAGcttgtctttcttcttcttttctaGATTTTCAAGAATCTGTTGTAaattttttatttctttcactgCTGCATCCACAATGGTTGACTTATCAAcctgaaaagaaaaaaaaattaaccATCTAATTTAGAAAATAACTGATTATGACACTAAAGTTTAACCCTAATTAAAAAATGAAGATGAACATGAATTTACCTTAGAGGGCAGATCTGGAAGCAAAGCATGAAGGCTAGCAAACATGTTCCTTATTTTCTTTCTCCTTTCTCTCTCATTCCATATGTGCATTTCATGATGAGAATCACAATATTTTCCACCTTTACCTTTTccatttttaatattttttccaCTTTTAATCACAAGCCCACCTCGACTTGGTTTTCCATTCACAAGCACTACTCCTCCTTCATTAATTACTTCGTTCCGATTCAACGAATTCATATCTAAGTTTCTTTTGCTACTCCCACCAATGTTATCTAAATTTGTGAGATCACCCCATAATTGACTTTCCCCCATGGAACCGGAATTTTGATCATGATCTACACTCGTTACCATGTTTTATTTTGAGAAGGAAAGAGAGTGTAACATAGAAAAAATAATATGAAAAGAAGTAATGAAGAATGATGTATTTATATACAAGTATAATAGAGTTAAGTAAAAGCTATTGTGAAAAgttatattaaataaaaaataaaatgacaCGTTTTATGTTGAAGCATCTAGAATATGATTATAATATTGTTATTATAAATCCTAAAAAGGTTGATAAATTAATTATACTAATATTGATATTAAGAAAAAAACAGACAAAAAGTTAGAGTTGTGTATAACAAATACAACTGCTTTCTCACGTATTAGGTTCCCGTCAGATATGAGTTAATATATATTAAAACTAAActatataaaaaaaattataatttagTTTTTAATTGAACAAATTAATTTGATTAGGaataataatatttaatattaatataaattttTTGTATAAAACTGTGGGCATAACTCTATCTTCTAGACCTTTCTAACTCCACCTTCTAGACTTTCCTGTGGGAAGGTTTAGAATATAAAATTATGACCATAACTTTCCATATATGAAAAGGTCTAGAAGATGGAGTTATGCCTAAAAATTTTCACaacaaaatattataattaaACTATATTATACCTAGTTTATTTAATTTGGTCAGcaattttatatatatatattatatatatatatatatattatatatatatatatatatatatatatatatatatatatatatatatatattgaataatTCGATTCTTTTGTCTCTTTGACACGTATATGTGAGAAATCAATAATGTTTTTCTTTGTCTTTAATTTATTTGTTCATCTTAATATGACTAGTGAAATAATGGAGTATATAAATATG from Lathyrus oleraceus cultivar Zhongwan6 chromosome 7, CAAS_Psat_ZW6_1.0, whole genome shotgun sequence encodes the following:
- the LOC127107923 gene encoding transcription factor bHLH95 isoform X1, whose amino-acid sequence is MVTSVDHDQNSGSMGESQLWGDLTNLDNIGGSSKRNLDMNSLNRNEVINEGGVVLVNGKPSRGGLVIKRGKNIKNGKGKGGKYRDSHHEMHIWNERERRKKIRNMFASLHALLPDLPSKVDKSTIVDAAVKEIKNLQQILENLEKKKKDKLRSMSPFVSESSFVMNSQLNSYESTKTIIIDQGSYSYNNKFPISVNETSNTLSLYAPPPKQVAFQTWSSKKFVLNICGGEAQFCICATKKQRVLTKIAFVLEKHMIDVVSINIMRNGIGNVYMILVHISFKLDLSPLFWIILNIIIKFSNLPVQ
- the LOC127107923 gene encoding transcription factor bHLH95 isoform X2, whose amino-acid sequence is MVTSVDHDQNSGSMGESQLWGDLTNLDNIGGSSKRNLDMNSLNRNEVINEGGVVLVNGKPSRGGLVIKRGKNIKNGKGKGGKYRDSHHEMHIWNERERRKKIRNMFASLHALLPDLPSKVDKSTFVDAAVKEIKNLQQILENLEKKKKDKLRSMSPFVSESSFVMNSQLNSYESTKTIIIDQGSYSYNNKFPISVNETSNTLSLYAPPPKQVAFQTWSSKKFVLNICGGEAQFCICATKKQGVLTKIAFVLEKHMIDVVSINIMRNGNGNVYMILVHASKGSYDTNSMEKTYKQAAGEILMLIS